Proteins from a single region of Palaemon carinicauda isolate YSFRI2023 chromosome 1, ASM3689809v2, whole genome shotgun sequence:
- the LOC137639263 gene encoding zinc finger BED domain-containing protein 5-like, translating to MKPSKLRRHFESRHKEYVGKPIEYFQRKCNELDIHRKKEASSFFILVENAKATESSYKVSLSIAKTRKAHSIGETLVKPAAKIMTEIMLGEKASKEINKIPLSNDTVKKRITSMAENVKVQLVSQLQQSLYFSLQLDESTDIGNEANLLCFVRYIYCGEVHDEFLFCRPLPTNTTGEAIFNVANDFIVQNELSWSRCVGISTDGETAMTGKLRGLASRVQNIVSQVKATHCCIHREQLAVKHMPTCLKTVLEEAVKIVNFIKGKALNTRLFTVLCEEMGSEHTKLVYHTEVRWLTRGKVLSRLFELREEVQIFLYERHDLYNRMHDTQWLTKLAYLSDIFMRLKLSRLEPDISTVVRQQKQYHSSH from the coding sequence ATGAAACCCTCAAAGCTCAGAAGACATTTCGAGTCCAGACataaggaatatgtgggaaaacccatagaatattttcaaagaaaatgtaatgaacttgatattcacagaaaaaaggaagcttcatctttttttatacTTGTAGAAAATGCAAAGGCCACTGAATCTTCATACAAAGTGTCGTTATCAATTGCAAAAACAAGAAAGGCGCATTCCATAGGCGAGACTTTGGTCAAACCAGCAGCCAAGATAATGACAGAGATCATGCTTGGAGAAAAGGCtagtaaagaaataaacaagataCCTTTGTCCAACGACACTGTCAAGAAAAGGATAACGTCAATGGCTGAAAATGTGAAAGTTCAGCTGGTGTCACAATTACAGCAGAGTCTGTATTTTTCACTACAGCTGGACGAGTCCACAGATATAGGGAACGAGGCAAATCTTTTGTGCTTTGTTAGGTACATTTACTGTGGGGAAGTACATGATGAATTTCTTTTCTGTCGTCCTCTTCCTACAAACACAACAGGAGAGGCTATCTTTAATGTAGCTAACGATTTTATTGTCCAAAATGAACTCTCCTGGTCGCGATGTGTTGGAATCAGCACGGATGGTGAAACTGCGATGACTGGTAAACTAAGGGGCCTAGCGAGTCGGGTACAAAACATTGTATCACAGGTAAAGGCAACACATTGTTGCATTCACCGTGAACAACTTGCTGTGAAACATATGCCTACCTGTCTTAAAACAGTTCTGGAAGAGGCAGTAAAAATTGTCAATTTCATCAAAGGGAAAGCACTGAACACCCGCTTATTTACAGTTCTGTGTGAAGAGATGGGAAGCGAACACACAAAACTCGTTTACCATACAGAGGTTCGCTGGCTGACACGGGGAAAAGTTCTTTCCCGTCTCTTTGAACTTCGTGAGGAAGTGCAAATTTTCTTGTATGAACGTCATGACCTCTATAATCGAATGCATGACACCCAGTGGCTCACAAAACTGGCATACCTGTCTGATATTTTCATGCGACTGAAACTCAGCAGACTGGAGCCAGATATTTCAACAGTAGTGAGGCAGCAAAAACAGTATCATTCATCGCATTAA